One genomic window of Plasmodium coatneyi strain Hackeri chromosome 12, complete sequence includes the following:
- a CDS encoding Mitochondrial atp synthase f1, whose protein sequence is MWKAANVSYTRYASEMADILRKCLKDPYSDIALERSRMHLRETIYKDGKPITQELHEEFQKAFKSLGDSK, encoded by the exons ATGTGGAAAGCGGCTAACGTTTCTTACACAAGATACGCCTCTGAAATGGCGGACATTTTGAGGAA GTGTTTGAAAGACCCATATTCTGACATAGCCCTGGAAAGAAGTAGGATGCATCTGCGGGAGACAATATACAAGGACGGAAAACCAATCACTCAAG AGCTACATGAGGAATTTCAGAAGGCCTTCAAAAGTTTGGGAGATAGTAAGTAA
- a CDS encoding GTP-binding protein TypA/BipA: MNNLLRSHNRCAAHRVVTQCIRGSPNGVTNLQRNSPPYDGFPGGSKMGKYFSTMLLYDNSTLYRVKSKLRQRGNPERRHTSILSRNGNALFFSTNKKIKIINPQKIRNVAIIAHVDHGKTTLVDKLLKQGGEETKNERVMDHNDLEKERGITIMSKVTRIKYDDYFFNIVDTPGHSDFGGEVERVLNLIDGVCLIIDVVEGPKNQTKFVLKKSLLNPKCKIIVIMNKFDKPSNIKSKEEIENEIFDLFADLNAPDELMNYPILYASAKNGWCTDNFEDAKQNKCEHNNVLVIFKKIIEYFDSPVMLPSRCGDPPNVDPKIGSEKSSTVDDADGITPSLGGSVGNDTKKDSSLVDDSSKRHPSSRDEKDVEAKITSEPFSMLVSLIDHQEGVGVTVTGKIYGGVVKKGDTIIVKNEENKVKGTCVIKNIFYMKGRKIENANFASAGDIVNISFSKGVTPSVNDTLSSEESVSSLKVRPIDPPVLCLKISQNTSPLTGKDGKHITLSSIGNRLKKEAAINVAIEINESEKKDSYEVKGRGELQLGILIEKLRREGYEMTISSPNVIYTKDEKGNLLEPVEEFHITIPSTISSSVIEKLNGRKAEIVDIINDDNDNTFIKCICPSRNFFGMRSYLRDVSKGTSIINSELREYKKKQTSYRSDRNGVIISSSNGTTTAFSLDPIQLKGNLFVSENYPTYEGMIIGEHFLSNDIEMNAVKVKPVQHLRNKGHEETIRINHKNVTIEYALSFIQDDEEIEVTPKRIVMRKKILNTEQRKTANRKAKSG; this comes from the coding sequence ATGAATAACCTACTAAGAAGCCACAACAGGTGTGCTGCTCATAGGGTGGTGACGCAATGCATCAGGGGGAGCCCAAATGGGGTAACGAATCTGCAGAGGAACAGCCCCCCGTATGACGGTTTTCCTGGGGGAagtaaaatggggaaatactTCTCTACAATGTTACTTTACGATAATAGTACACTATATAGGGTAAAGAGCAAATTGCGCCAAAGAGGTAACCCCGAAAGGAGACACACTTCAATACTAAGCCGCAATGGCAAtgcccttttcttttcaacgaataaaaaaattaaaattataaacccACAGAAAATAAGAAACGTGGCAATCATTGCACATGTGGACCATGGAAAGACAACCCTCGTAGATAAGCTGCTAAAAcaggggggagaagaaacaaaaaatgaaagagtaATGGATCATAATGatttagaaaaagaaagaggcaTTACTATCATGTCGAAAGTTACGAGAATAAAAtatgatgattatttttttaacatcgTTGATACGCCAGGGCATTCAGATTTTGGAGGAGAAGTGGAACGGGTGCTAAACCTCATTGATGGGGTGTGCTTAATTATTGACGTAGTTGAAGGACCAAAAAACCAAACCAAATTTGTCCTAAAAAAATCGCTACTAAATCCAAAGTGTAaaattattgttattatgaataaatttgATAAACCAAgtaatataaaaagtaaggaagaaattgaaaatgaaatatttgATCTTTTCGCTGATTTAAATGCCCCAGATGAGTTGATGAATTATCCTATACTCTATGCCTCTGCGAAGAATGGGTGGTGCACCGACAATTTCGAGGACGCCAAGCAGAATAAGTGTGAACATAATAATGTGTTAgtaatatttaaaaaaattatagaatATTTTGACTCCCCCGTGATGTTGCCTTCCCGTTGTGGAGACCCCCCAAATGTTGACCCAAAAATAGGGTCCGAAAAGAGTTCCACAGTGGATGATGCAGATGGTATAACACCTTCGCTTGGGGGGTCCGTGGGAAATGATACTAAGAAGGATAGCAGCCTCGTCGATGATTCTTCCAAGCGCCACCCATCCTCCCGGGATGAAAAAGACGTGGAAGCGAAAATAACGAGCGAGCCGTTCAGCATGCTAGTCAGCCTTATAGATCACCAAGAGGGGGTAGGCGTGACCGTGACGGGAAAAATATACGGAGGGGTTGTCAAAAAAGGAGACACAATAATTGTaaagaatgaggaaaataaagttaAAGGAACGTGTGTAATTAAGAATATCTTTTACATGAAAGGacgaaaaatagaaaatgcaaattttGCCAGCGCAGGAGATAttgtaaatatttccttttcgaagGGAGTTACCCCATCAGTTAACGATACGTTGTCTTCCGAAGAATCCGTATCAAGTTTGAAGGTGAGACCAATTGATCCACCTGTTCtctgtttaaaaatttcacaaaatACAAGTCCCTTAACAGGAAAGGACGGAAAACATATAACTCTGTCCTCCATCGGTAACagacttaaaaaagaagcagccATAAATGTGGCCATCGAAATTAACGAGTCGGAAAAGAAAGATAGCTATGAGGTGAAAGGTAGGGGAGAATTACAGTTAGGCATTCTGATTGAAAAATTGAGGAGAGAAGGATACGAAATGACCATATCATCTCCAAATGTGATTTACacaaaagatgaaaaaggaaatttactAGAACCAGTTGAAGAATTTCACATTACCATACCGTCTACAATTAGCTCCAGTGTCATTGAAAAGTTAAACGGAAGAAAGGCAGAAATTGTAGACATTATAAATGACGACAATGACAACACCTTTATTAAGTGTATCTGCCCATCGAGGAATTTCTTTGGGATGAGATCTTACCTTCGTGATGTCAGCAAAGGGACATCCATAATTAACTCCGAATTGagagaatataaaaaaaaacaaacgtcCTACAGGAGTGACAGAAATGGGGTTATCATATCCTCATCCAATGGAACAACCACTGCCTTTTCGTTAGACCCCATTCAGTTAAAGGGAAATTTATTTGTTAGTGAAAATTACCCCACTTATGAAGGCATGATCATCGGCGAGCACTTCCTAAGCAATGACATTGAAATGAATGCTGTGAAAGTTAAGCCCGTACAACACTTAAGGAATAAGGGCCATGAGGAAACCATACGGATAAATCACAAAAATGTCACCATTGAGTATGCCCTTTCGTTTATTCAAGACgatgaagaaatagaagTTACTCCAAAGAGGATCGTCATGCGGAAAAAAATCTTAAACACGGAACAGAGAAAAACAGCAAACAGGAAGGCCAAAAGTGGTTAA
- a CDS encoding Transporter, whose protein sequence is MKYLKVENFFPKAKQDEGGKNVLLITVNLLLLFSMFLYGINYILMKYFIMIKGSIYVFIILRTVLTIPLMIYMYKSKESEPNKKKLLHGVNEEDGVSEQDDQIDLELSKIAEENEKKKKKKFQSKDGKIDDNEENADGKNNDTGTDECSSNKQGICVNIKNKFSNYFSRLLKNDEKLIPKVAYMPILILSVTGALRQVIVIIALQYTDSHNVAIIQPTIPIFTALMSYYMKIEKMNYITCFSIFLSFFGLAITAEVWNMGSFDFGFLLLLTVPVTKGLQVIYINIATRYVSNDIIQFSQMAVLFLITLPFGILGEMFINENYNVIGEIYNVTTNQFLCILYSTLGIIFLCWKIQIIALNYLTPVTVSLYQSFQPCFTFVLARLFLKETINYNKYIGTIFIVLSLLLYQYGCTKRPKV, encoded by the exons ATGAAATACCTAAaagttgaaaatttttttcccaaggCCAAGCAAGatgagggggggaagaacgtGCTGCTGATAACCGTAAATTTGCTCCTGCTGTTTTCCATGTTCCTGTATGGCATAAACTACATACtgatgaaatattttattatgatAAAGGGGTCCATATACGTGTTCATAATTCTGAGGACAGTGTTAACCATCCCATTGATgatttatatgtacaagtCGAAGGAGTCAGAAccgaacaaaaaaaaattactgcATGGTGTAAATGAGGAAGATGGTGTGAGTGAGCAGGATGACCAGATTGACTTGGAGTTGTCAAAAATtgcagaagaaaatgaaaaaaaaaaaaaaaaaaaattccaaag TAAGGATGGGAAAATAGACGATAACGAGGAAAACgcagatggaaaaaataacgatACTGGTACTGACGAATGCAGCAGTAACAAGCAGGGAATATGtgttaatataaaaaataaattttcaaattatttTAGTAGATTActaaaaaatgatgaaaagcTAATTCCAAAGGTAGCCTACATGCCCATACTTATCCTATCCGTTACGGGAGCTTTGAGACAGGTCATTGTGATAATCGCCTTACAGTATACCGACTCTCACAACGTGGCTATTATTCAACCGACAATACCCATTTTTACGGCCCTAATGTCTTATTATATGAAGATTGAAAAGATGAATTATATAACAtgcttttctatttttttgtctttcttTGGGTTGGCGATAACTGCGGAAGTGTGGAATATGGGTTCCTTCGATTTTGGCTTCCTCCTATTACTAACCGTGCCTGTGACAAAGGGGCTGCAAgtgatatatataaatattgcCACTAGATACGTAAGTAATGATATTATTCAATTTTCCCAAATGGCTGTTTTGTTCTTGATAACCCTTCCATTTGGAATTCTAGGAGAAATGTTCATTAATGAAAATTACAATGTGATTGGCGAGATATACAATGTGACGACTAATCAGTTTCTGTGCATTTTATATTCTACCCttggaattatttttctgtgtTGGAAAATTCAAATCATCGCTTTGAATTACCTCACCCCCGTAACCGTTTCGCTGTACCAATCCTTTCAGCCGTGTTTTACCTTCGTTCTAGCCAGGCTCTTTCTTAAGGAGACCATCAATTATAATAAGTACATTGGCACCATCTTTATTGTCTTGTCCCTGTTGCTTTATCAATACGGTTGTACCAAGCGCCCCAAGGTGTAG
- a CDS encoding Cation diffusion facilitator transporter domain-containing protein, translating to MDSSLLENGLNMNFMDRVSHLYDSSQKKATKKLIIASIICIIFMIIEIVAAILANSLSLMTDASHLFCDLLSFALNLFSIYVSTFEGNVDMSFGYHRAEIIGALFSIFFIWALSAYILYSAVFRLFEVQTVDGYIMFVTAFVSTLANIFIAFVLKVHSHGFEFIGQRRCSHSDETNGHTHQIKTWKNDTSKSVKNGKYKNINSDIVIADDGDAAAHAAACNKNNISIGKINTSSCSYVAFDYYENVNQINMDNPHQGDSRAAGGTGGGEGTTAGKKNSQNGQHTQRALLDPTANNFPHDNHLANDEDVQKDDGHFKNLASNSSYMLSNGESEENVLCDPYDSHSHDHSHDHSDGHSHHHPHDHSHHHSHDELSSISLKTAYLHAISDLLQNIGVMIASLIIWYNPKYSITDPICSIIFCFIVFSTTISVIKEILNVLMEGTPVSINLMDIKNDLLKIPGVIDVHDLHVWSLSIGKPALACHIVAHKNFSHTVLNNATLLCQNKYKILHTTVQTDYPSNISNCETYAHLKCSNLKTETNK from the exons ATGGATAGCTCTTTGTTGGAAAATGGACTAAACATGAACTTCATGGACCGGGTGTCCCACCTGTATGATAGCTCTCAAAAGAAGGCCACGAAGAAATTAATCATAGCAAgtataatatgtataatttttatgataaTAGAAATAGTGGCAGCTATTTTGGCGAATTCCTTATCCTTAATGACTGATGCCTCTCACCTGTTTTGCGATTTACTCTCCTTTGccttaaatttattttccatatatGTCTCGACGTTTGAGGGGAATGTAGATATGTCTTTTGGGTACCATCGGGCGGAAATAATAGGAGccttattttccattttttttatttgggcCCTATCTGCGTACATTTTGTACAGTGCTGTGTTTCGATTATTTGAAGTTCAGACAGTGGATGGATATATCATGTTTGTTACAGCTTTTGTAAGTACGCTGGCAAATATATTCATTGCCTTCGTACTTAAGGTGCACTCACATGGATTTGAATTTATTGGACAACGCAGATGCAGTCATAGTGATGAAACGAATGGGCATACTCACCAAATAAAGACATGGAAAAATGATACTAGTAAgtctgtaaaaaatggaaaatacaaaaatataaatagtgATATCGTTATAGCAGATGACGGGGATGCTGCTGCTCATGCTGCGGCATGTAACAAGAATAATATTTCCATCGGGAAAATTAACACCAGTTCATGCAGCTATGTCGCTTTTGATTATtatgaaaatgtgaaccaAATAAATATGGATAATCCTCACCAAGGGGATTCAAGAGCTGCAGGAGGAACTGGTGGTGGTGAAGGAACAACTGcagggaagaagaattcGCAAAACGGACAACATACACAACGTGCACTGCTCGACCCTACGGCGAATAATTTCCCCCACGATAATCACCTTGCAAATGATGAAGATGTGCAGAAGGACGATGGTCATTTTAAA AACCTTGCCTCGAACAGTTCCTACATGCTGTCCAATGGGGAAAGCGAAGAAAATGTTTTGTGCGATCCGTACGATAGCCATTCGCATGACCACTCACATGACCATTCGGACGGCCATTCACACCACCACCCGCATGACCATTCACATCATCACTCACACGATGAACTAAGCAGCATAAGCCTGAAGACGGCGTACCTGCACGCCATCAGCGATTTACTGCAAAACATAGGAGTCATGATAGCCTCACTGATCATCTGGTATAACCCCAAGTACTCTATCACCGACCCCATCTGTTctatcattttttgtttcatcGTTTTTTCAACAACCATATCAGTAATTAAAGAAATTCTAAACGTACTGATGGAGGGAACCCCCGTGAGCATAAACTTAATGGATATTAAAAACGACCTGCTGAAGATACCCGGGGTTATAGACGTTCACGATTTACACGTTTGGTCCTTATCCATTGGAAAACCAGCCCTCGCGTGCCATATAGttgcacacaaaaatttttcacacaCTGTTTTAAATAACGCTACTTTGTTGTGCcagaataaatataaaattctGCATACCACTGTTCAGACCGATTACCCCTCGAACATTTCCAACTGCGAAACCTATGCCCACCTTAAGTGCTCAAATTtaaaaacagaaacaaaCAAGTAG